A stretch of Metabacillus sp. FJAT-52054 DNA encodes these proteins:
- a CDS encoding DUF1885 family protein — protein sequence MGQHASIVMNDREPISLEIIYKHIDYYKGITAKTGEQLGWEYSETAFPYEICQEHERLLILRSVQPGFNHIYIGIIQSEDESAEAVQIYLPASSAHGDKGKANELCKFLAKKMKGELHLFNGKVMRFT from the coding sequence GTGGGACAACATGCGAGCATCGTTATGAATGACAGGGAGCCAATCTCTTTAGAAATCATTTATAAACATATTGACTACTATAAAGGAATTACAGCCAAAACAGGGGAACAGCTTGGGTGGGAATACAGTGAGACTGCATTCCCATATGAAATCTGCCAGGAACATGAACGCTTGCTAATTTTAAGAAGTGTCCAGCCTGGCTTCAATCATATTTATATAGGAATCATCCAATCAGAAGATGAGTCTGCTGAAGCGGTGCAGATCTACCTGCCAGCCTCTTCTGCACATGGGGACAAAGGAAAGGCCAATGAATTGTGCAAATTCCTGGCAAAAAAAATGAAAGGTGAGCTGCATTTGTTTAATGGGAAGGTTATGCGGTTTACATAA
- a CDS encoding SDR family oxidoreductase, with product MKKTVMITGGSKGLGRALALTFAKKGARIAVCARGKHELNLLEREIIEFGGEVLAVQADISIAEEADRFVSLAEEAYGYIDVLINNASIFGPGPLQLADYTENAFKEVLEVNILNPFLMTKRVLSGMLIRQQGSIINLTSEAGKTGFAEWGAYGISKFAVEGMTQTWADELKDTGVRMNMVDPGEMDTEMHRTAVPDCDYDLANPLDHLDIFLYLASNQSALINGQRFEAQSFSYKEGRA from the coding sequence ATGAAAAAGACTGTGATGATTACTGGAGGCTCTAAAGGTTTGGGAAGAGCACTCGCGCTGACTTTTGCGAAAAAAGGGGCACGCATTGCAGTGTGTGCGAGGGGGAAACATGAGCTTAATTTACTGGAAAGGGAAATAATTGAGTTTGGAGGGGAAGTTCTTGCCGTCCAGGCGGATATCTCCATTGCTGAAGAAGCCGATCGTTTCGTATCCCTAGCAGAGGAAGCTTACGGGTACATTGATGTTCTTATCAATAATGCCTCTATTTTCGGACCAGGTCCTTTACAACTGGCAGACTATACAGAAAATGCCTTTAAAGAAGTTCTTGAAGTAAACATACTAAATCCCTTTTTAATGACAAAAAGGGTGCTCTCAGGTATGCTGATCCGCCAGCAGGGCAGCATTATTAACTTAACTTCGGAAGCAGGAAAGACAGGCTTTGCTGAGTGGGGAGCCTATGGAATATCTAAATTCGCTGTAGAAGGCATGACACAGACCTGGGCTGATGAGTTAAAAGATACTGGGGTAAGAATGAATATGGTAGATCCCGGTGAAATGGATACGGAAATGCACCGGACAGCGGTCCCAGATTGTGACTATGATTTAGCCAATCCGCTGGATCATCTAGATATCTTCTTATATCTTGCATCAAATCAGTCAGCACTTATAAATGGACAGCGATTTGAAGCCCAGTCCTTCAGCTATAAGGAGGGAAGAGCATGA
- a CDS encoding S-adenosylmethionine:tRNA ribosyltransferase-isomerase, translating into MTIQHQAFHIPDSLHAAEPAEQRTGRRDAVRLLVLEAESGMRRHSSFREIGSFLKPGDLLVFNNSRTIPAVLKGTFRKGEVEVRLSRKVSDHIWEAIIYDGLANIGDTITFNDRLEAVIYGRGIERPLILLKFSKSGVELLQEIYLIGKAVDYEYIQHPWPLESYQTVYASVPGSVEMPSAGRAFTWKLLQQLKSQGVQIAFLQLHAGLSYFGGDIWPDPAKHFESYRVPEETAKAVLDTKLTGGRVIAVGTTVVRALETAAENGGLPNGTEGVTNLYVTRNFARKAVDGLLTGFHEPEASHLDMLSAFIKPNLLGEAYKEALMKNYLWHEFGDMNLILP; encoded by the coding sequence ATGACTATTCAGCATCAGGCATTTCATATACCAGACAGTCTCCATGCAGCAGAACCGGCTGAACAGAGAACCGGGAGGAGAGACGCAGTCCGTTTATTGGTTCTCGAAGCGGAAAGCGGCATGAGAAGGCATTCATCGTTTAGGGAGATTGGCTCTTTTTTGAAGCCCGGTGATCTATTGGTGTTCAATAACAGCCGAACCATTCCTGCTGTATTAAAGGGAACATTTAGGAAGGGAGAAGTTGAGGTCAGGCTGAGCAGGAAGGTATCGGATCATATTTGGGAAGCAATCATATATGATGGATTAGCAAATATCGGAGATACGATTACATTTAATGACAGACTTGAAGCAGTGATTTACGGGAGAGGAATAGAACGGCCGCTGATTCTGCTGAAGTTCTCAAAAAGCGGGGTGGAGCTTCTCCAGGAAATCTACTTAATTGGCAAAGCGGTTGATTACGAATACATCCAGCACCCATGGCCTCTGGAAAGCTATCAAACGGTCTATGCCTCTGTGCCCGGTTCAGTTGAGATGCCTTCTGCAGGAAGAGCGTTTACCTGGAAGCTTCTGCAGCAGCTCAAGTCTCAAGGAGTTCAAATAGCCTTTTTGCAGCTTCATGCAGGTTTAAGCTATTTTGGAGGTGACATATGGCCAGATCCTGCTAAACACTTCGAGTCTTATCGAGTACCAGAGGAAACGGCTAAAGCTGTATTGGATACAAAGCTTACAGGGGGAAGGGTCATAGCAGTTGGAACCACAGTTGTAAGGGCACTGGAAACGGCAGCCGAAAACGGCGGTTTGCCAAATGGAACGGAAGGGGTTACAAATCTTTATGTTACCCGTAACTTTGCCCGGAAGGCTGTAGACGGACTGCTTACAGGCTTTCACGAACCGGAAGCAAGCCATTTAGACATGCTGAGTGCCTTCATTAAACCAAATCTATTGGGAGAAGCCTATAAGGAAGCTTTAATGAAAAATTATTTATGGCATGAATTTGGTGATATGAATCTTATTTTGCCATGA
- a CDS encoding VOC family protein has protein sequence MKVHHIGLNVRNLEASTNFYTVFFDLNKETEFSFLDDNIVFLHGANGMLELIEDKSAVFNEKAIHLAWEVESIQYWLDRLEKKGLLPALGPFKLPNEWKTVFYEGPDGETIELIEKKRALKIKLM, from the coding sequence ATGAAAGTGCATCATATTGGGCTGAATGTTCGAAACCTGGAAGCTTCCACGAATTTTTATACCGTTTTCTTCGATTTAAATAAAGAAACGGAGTTCTCTTTTTTGGATGATAACATTGTATTTCTGCATGGTGCAAATGGAATGCTTGAACTGATTGAGGATAAGAGTGCCGTTTTTAATGAAAAAGCCATTCATCTGGCGTGGGAGGTTGAGTCTATCCAATATTGGCTTGACCGGCTTGAAAAGAAGGGACTCCTGCCTGCCCTTGGACCGTTCAAGCTGCCGAACGAATGGAAAACAGTTTTCTATGAGGGACCCGATGGAGAAACAATCGAACTGATTGAGAAAAAAAGGGCACTCAAAATAAAATTAATGTGA
- a CDS encoding GapA-binding peptide SR1P: MGTIVCQDCNSTISHFEDEKVSTLYGRCLNCECEKTEIKR, encoded by the coding sequence ATGGGAACAATCGTTTGTCAGGATTGCAACAGCACAATCAGCCATTTTGAGGATGAAAAAGTCTCCACTTTGTACGGAAGATGCTTAAATTGTGAGTGTGAAAAAACAGAAATCAAACGGTAA
- a CDS encoding aminotransferase class I/II-fold pyridoxal phosphate-dependent enzyme, with protein MNQNLTPLYTGLKKHIDRNPIQFHIPGHKKGAGIDPDFREYIGENALKMDLINIGPLDDLHSPKGIIKEAQELAADAFGADFTFFSVQGTSGAIMTMVMAVCKPGDKIIVPRNVHKSVMTAIVFSGAVPVFIHPEVDKELGISHGITTDSVQTALDQHPDAKGVLVINPTYFGISADLKKIVEIAHSYHVPVLVDEAHGVHIHFHEELPMSAMQAGADMAATSVHKLGGSMTQSSVLNVREGLVSAQRVQSILSMMTTTSTSYLLLASLDVARKRLAMEGRELIDQTIQLAQKVRQQLNAIEDIYCVGSEILGTKSTYDYDPTKLIISVKELGLTGYDVEKWLREKYRIEVELSDLYNILCIVTPGDTVKETDLLVEALTELSDRFKHRDPGQIEETAVLLPDIPVLALTPRDAFYSETEIVDFNESAGRIIAEFIMVYPPGIPIFIPGEIITEDNLAYIQKNMEVGLPVQGPEDPNLNSLRVIKEHKAIR; from the coding sequence TTGAACCAAAACCTGACACCGCTTTATACCGGGTTAAAAAAACACATTGACCGGAATCCCATTCAATTTCATATACCTGGGCACAAAAAAGGTGCCGGAATTGATCCAGATTTCAGAGAATACATCGGCGAAAACGCCCTTAAAATGGATCTGATTAATATAGGACCTCTTGATGATTTGCATTCTCCGAAGGGTATTATTAAAGAAGCCCAGGAGCTTGCTGCAGATGCATTTGGAGCTGATTTCACATTTTTCTCCGTTCAAGGAACGAGTGGAGCAATTATGACAATGGTTATGGCTGTCTGCAAGCCTGGAGATAAAATTATCGTCCCTAGAAACGTTCATAAATCCGTCATGACCGCTATTGTTTTCTCAGGTGCGGTTCCCGTTTTTATTCATCCTGAGGTTGATAAAGAGCTCGGTATATCTCACGGAATTACCACTGACTCTGTGCAGACGGCTCTGGATCAGCATCCTGATGCTAAAGGAGTCCTAGTCATAAACCCGACGTATTTTGGAATATCGGCAGACTTGAAAAAAATCGTCGAAATTGCCCATTCCTACCATGTACCGGTTTTAGTAGATGAAGCACACGGTGTTCACATCCACTTCCACGAAGAGCTTCCAATGTCAGCGATGCAGGCAGGGGCTGACATGGCTGCAACAAGTGTTCATAAGCTGGGAGGGTCTATGACCCAAAGCTCGGTCCTAAACGTCAGAGAGGGGCTTGTGTCCGCTCAGAGGGTACAGTCGATTTTAAGTATGATGACAACAACCTCAACCTCCTACTTGCTGCTCGCTTCGCTTGATGTAGCCCGTAAGCGCCTGGCCATGGAGGGCAGAGAACTGATTGACCAAACCATTCAGCTTGCTCAAAAAGTGCGTCAGCAGTTAAACGCTATAGAAGATATTTATTGTGTAGGCAGCGAAATTCTCGGAACGAAGTCAACTTATGATTACGATCCGACAAAATTGATTATCTCAGTGAAGGAGCTTGGATTAACAGGCTATGACGTGGAGAAGTGGCTTCGGGAGAAATACAGAATTGAGGTTGAACTTTCCGATCTATATAATATCCTGTGCATCGTTACCCCTGGTGACACTGTAAAGGAAACAGATTTGCTCGTCGAAGCATTGACTGAACTATCAGACCGGTTTAAACACCGAGATCCGGGTCAAATCGAAGAAACCGCCGTGCTGCTGCCTGATATACCAGTGCTTGCCCTTACACCAAGGGATGCTTTTTATTCCGAAACAGAAATCGTGGACTTTAATGAATCCGCAGGCCGGATTATCGCTGAGTTTATTATGGTTTATCCTCCCGGGATCCCAATCTTTATTCCCGGTGAGATTATTACTGAAGATAATCTTGCCTATATTCAAAAAAACATGGAAGTCGGGCTGCCTGTTCAGGGACCTGAGGATCCTAACTTAAATTCTCTTCGGGTTATTAAAGAGCATAAAGCAATACGATAA
- a CDS encoding nitronate monooxygenase, with product MIWKTKVTELLGIKYPIIQGGLAYLAYSDLAAAVSNAGGLGQITAMSLGSPEELKEEIRKTRLKTDKPFGVNFAIGQHGRPFSSMLEAAIQEGVKVISMTGGNPAPIFEQLKGTSIKKLVLVAARRQAEKAEEMGADAVIAVGQEGGGHLGRNDTGTFVLIPQIVRAVSIPVIASGGIADGRGLMASLAFGAEGIEMGTRFIAVKECVHAHHHYKQDLISSSETDTVLIKKSIGAPARALANEWTEQIIQLEELKSGYEGLKEYIDGRANKKYIYEGNRSEGFGWSGQSAGLIYDIPTVQELFDRMLKEGEIIRNQWGNGKRD from the coding sequence ATGATTTGGAAAACGAAAGTAACGGAATTGCTCGGCATCAAATATCCGATCATTCAAGGGGGGCTAGCGTATCTCGCATATTCTGATTTGGCAGCCGCTGTCTCCAATGCCGGGGGCCTCGGCCAGATTACAGCCATGTCTCTAGGATCTCCAGAAGAACTTAAGGAAGAAATTCGTAAAACGAGATTGAAAACAGACAAGCCGTTTGGTGTGAACTTTGCCATAGGTCAGCATGGCAGGCCGTTTTCCAGCATGCTTGAAGCAGCGATCCAAGAGGGAGTAAAGGTCATTTCCATGACGGGAGGAAATCCGGCTCCTATTTTTGAACAGCTAAAAGGAACATCAATAAAAAAACTTGTATTGGTTGCAGCGCGAAGGCAGGCGGAAAAAGCGGAAGAAATGGGGGCAGATGCAGTTATAGCCGTTGGACAGGAAGGGGGAGGTCATTTAGGGAGAAATGATACCGGAACCTTTGTCCTGATTCCGCAAATTGTAAGGGCGGTCTCAATTCCAGTTATTGCATCTGGGGGAATCGCCGACGGAAGAGGGCTAATGGCCTCCCTTGCTTTTGGAGCAGAGGGAATTGAAATGGGGACAAGATTTATTGCTGTAAAAGAATGTGTCCATGCCCATCATCACTACAAGCAGGATTTAATTTCTTCCAGTGAAACAGACACAGTGCTTATAAAAAAGAGCATTGGAGCTCCTGCCAGAGCCTTGGCGAACGAATGGACAGAACAAATTATCCAGCTTGAAGAACTAAAATCAGGCTATGAAGGATTAAAAGAGTATATTGATGGCAGGGCAAATAAAAAATACATATATGAGGGAAATCGATCAGAAGGTTTCGGCTGGAGCGGACAGTCCGCAGGTCTAATATACGACATTCCCACTGTACAGGAATTATTTGATAGAATGTTGAAAGAGGGAGAAATCATCCGCAATCAATGGGGGAATGGCAAAAGAGATTGA
- a CDS encoding UPF0223 family protein: MDYQYPLSADWSTEEIIDAVQFFENVEKAYEQGISREDFMNSYRRFKEIVPGKAEEKNLCDEFEEVSGYSSYRTVKKAKDSEDGNRIKMP, from the coding sequence ATGGATTATCAATATCCGCTTTCTGCAGATTGGTCCACAGAAGAAATAATTGATGCCGTTCAATTTTTCGAAAATGTTGAAAAAGCCTATGAACAGGGAATCAGCAGGGAAGATTTTATGAACAGCTATCGCAGATTCAAGGAGATCGTACCAGGTAAAGCAGAGGAGAAGAACCTTTGTGATGAATTTGAAGAGGTAAGCGGTTATTCTTCGTACCGTACTGTAAAGAAAGCAAAAGACAGTGAAGATGGAAATCGAATAAAAATGCCTTAA
- a CDS encoding DUF1054 domain-containing protein codes for MKFTGFTQKDFEVFTIDGLDQRMEKLIEQVRPKLESLGEHFSTELSSWTGDEMFSHVAKHARRSVNPPDDTWVAFASSKRGYKMLPHFQIGLWETHVFIWFAMIYEAPAKVSFGKAAEKNLNQILHDIPENFVWSSDHTKPGAVSQKELGKKGLKEMAKRLQTVKKAEMLCGVHFSKEEAESMNPEEFLDKAEQSLKTLLPLYQLAQKSSN; via the coding sequence ATGAAATTCACGGGTTTCACTCAAAAAGATTTTGAAGTATTCACGATAGATGGACTGGATCAGCGAATGGAGAAATTAATCGAGCAAGTACGCCCGAAGCTTGAAAGCCTTGGCGAGCATTTCAGTACAGAATTGTCCAGCTGGACAGGAGATGAAATGTTTTCGCATGTAGCAAAGCATGCAAGGCGTTCCGTAAACCCGCCTGATGATACGTGGGTTGCTTTCGCCAGCAGCAAAAGAGGTTACAAAATGCTTCCCCATTTTCAGATTGGTTTATGGGAAACCCATGTTTTTATCTGGTTTGCCATGATTTATGAAGCTCCCGCCAAAGTAAGCTTCGGAAAAGCGGCTGAAAAAAATCTTAATCAGATTTTACATGACATTCCGGAAAACTTTGTATGGTCCTCAGATCATACGAAGCCTGGAGCAGTTTCACAAAAAGAGCTTGGGAAAAAAGGGCTGAAAGAGATGGCTAAAAGGCTTCAGACGGTTAAAAAGGCTGAAATGCTCTGTGGTGTTCATTTCAGCAAGGAGGAAGCAGAATCCATGAATCCGGAAGAATTTCTGGATAAAGCAGAGCAATCATTAAAAACACTGCTGCCGCTCTATCAGCTGGCTCAAAAATCGTCTAACTAA
- a CDS encoding inositol monophosphatase family protein — translation MTNWKDIDHHAKSWIREAGERIRGSFATSLSIQTKSNPNDLVTNMDKETEQFFISRIKETYPDHRILGEEGYGHEIEDSKGIIWIIDPIDGTMNFVHQQRNFAISIGIYEEGTGMIGLIYDVVHDELYHAFKGEGAFMDDTPLPKLEHREVKEAIIGLNATWVTENKRIDPSVLAPLVRNARGTRSYGSAALEFAYVVSGRLDCYITMRLAPWDFAGGLVLLHEVGGIATTVSGEPISILERNSIFASRPGLHKEILNSYLNKA, via the coding sequence ATGACTAATTGGAAAGATATTGATCATCATGCAAAAAGCTGGATTAGAGAAGCGGGAGAAAGAATCCGCGGTTCCTTTGCAACGTCTCTTTCAATTCAAACTAAATCCAATCCGAACGACCTCGTTACCAACATGGACAAAGAAACAGAGCAATTTTTCATCAGCAGGATCAAAGAAACCTACCCCGATCACCGTATCCTGGGGGAAGAGGGATATGGACATGAAATCGAGGACTCCAAAGGGATCATCTGGATTATTGATCCAATAGACGGAACAATGAATTTCGTGCATCAGCAGCGGAATTTCGCCATCTCGATCGGTATTTACGAAGAGGGAACCGGAATGATTGGTCTCATTTATGATGTAGTCCATGATGAACTGTACCATGCTTTTAAAGGGGAAGGAGCTTTTATGGATGACACTCCTTTGCCAAAGCTTGAACACCGAGAAGTGAAGGAAGCGATTATCGGTCTGAATGCGACCTGGGTTACGGAAAACAAAAGAATTGATCCATCCGTTTTGGCTCCCCTGGTTAGGAATGCAAGAGGTACCCGTTCATACGGATCTGCAGCACTGGAATTCGCCTATGTTGTTTCAGGAAGACTGGATTGCTACATCACAATGAGGCTTGCCCCATGGGATTTCGCAGGCGGTCTTGTTTTACTTCATGAAGTGGGAGGCATAGCAACTACAGTCAGCGGGGAGCCGATCAGCATATTAGAACGGAACAGTATATTTGCCTCAAGACCGGGGCTGCATAAAGAAATACTGAATTCCTATTTGAACAAAGCATAA
- a CDS encoding GNAT family N-acetyltransferase, producing MLQCVKESPEWISEETEPGLLEEYLKKYEMYQGEWRIWELNGEPAAITFSIEWSPSNEKPWLGTILVHPSKRSQGIGERVIRMIAAELKEKGHKVLFAGVPAERLAWIQFLSKAGFEQFKMEKNEGEDYTILIFPL from the coding sequence TTGCTTCAATGCGTAAAGGAGAGTCCTGAATGGATTAGCGAAGAAACGGAACCGGGTCTTCTTGAAGAGTACTTGAAAAAATACGAGATGTATCAGGGTGAATGGCGAATCTGGGAATTAAATGGAGAGCCTGCAGCCATAACCTTTTCAATTGAATGGTCACCATCTAATGAAAAGCCGTGGCTTGGCACCATTTTGGTACATCCATCCAAAAGAAGTCAGGGAATAGGTGAACGAGTCATTCGCATGATTGCAGCTGAATTGAAGGAAAAGGGTCATAAAGTGCTCTTTGCCGGAGTCCCCGCTGAACGTTTGGCTTGGATTCAATTTTTAAGCAAAGCAGGGTTTGAACAATTTAAAATGGAGAAAAACGAAGGTGAAGACTACACCATTCTGATTTTCCCGTTATAG
- a CDS encoding YlaF family protein yields MKSGKWIFLVLAVLAAVMMMLIGVSVGFRSILGVIASIIGLCAVMGFGFARKKKMREKGLI; encoded by the coding sequence ATGAAGTCGGGAAAATGGATTTTTTTAGTACTGGCAGTGCTCGCTGCCGTTATGATGATGCTGATCGGAGTTTCTGTCGGATTCAGAAGTATACTCGGTGTGATTGCATCTATTATTGGATTATGTGCTGTAATGGGCTTCGGTTTTGCCAGGAAAAAGAAGATGCGTGAAAAAGGTCTGATTTAA
- the typA gene encoding translational GTPase TypA, whose translation MKLRNDLRNIAIIAHVDHGKTTLVDKLLHQAGTFRANEQVAERAMDSNDLERERGITILAKNTAIQYKDTRINILDTPGHADFGGEVERIMKMVDGVLLVVDAYEGCMPQTRFVLKKALEQKLTPIVVVNKIDKDSARPQEVVDEVIDLFIELDATEDQLEFPVVFASAVNGTASMNPDPAEQEENMECIFESIMETIPSPVDNSEDPLQFQVALLDYNDYVGRIGIGRVFRGTMQVGQQVSLMKLDGTAKNFRVTKIFGFQGLKRVEIEEARAGDLVAVSGMEDINVGETVCPVEHQEALPVLRIDEPTLQMTFLVNNSPFAGREGKFVTSRKIEERLMQQLQTDVSLRVENTDSPDAWTVSGRGELHLSILIENMRRENYELQVSKPEVIVREIDGVRCEPVERVQIDVPEDYTGAVMESIGARKGEMQDMINNGNGQVRMIFMVPSRGLIGYSTEFLSLTRGYGIINHTFDSYQPMATGQVGGRRQGVLVSMENGKSSGYGIMGIEDRGVIFVEPGTDVYEGMIVGEHNRDSDLVVNICRMKQQTNVRSATKDQTTTMKKPRIMTLEESLEYLNDDEYCEVTPESIRLRKKILDKNERERAAKKKKLSGL comes from the coding sequence GTGAAACTTCGAAACGATCTTCGCAATATTGCGATTATTGCCCACGTTGACCATGGAAAAACGACGCTGGTAGACAAACTGCTTCATCAAGCTGGAACATTCCGTGCAAACGAGCAGGTTGCTGAACGTGCCATGGACTCCAATGATTTGGAACGTGAACGCGGAATAACAATCTTGGCCAAAAATACGGCTATTCAATATAAAGACACTCGCATCAACATCCTGGACACTCCAGGACATGCTGATTTCGGCGGTGAAGTAGAGCGGATCATGAAAATGGTTGACGGCGTTCTGCTTGTTGTCGACGCATATGAAGGATGTATGCCTCAAACACGCTTTGTTTTGAAAAAAGCTTTGGAGCAAAAACTGACTCCAATCGTAGTAGTAAACAAAATCGATAAAGACTCTGCCCGCCCGCAGGAAGTTGTAGACGAAGTTATCGACTTGTTCATTGAATTGGATGCTACAGAAGATCAGCTTGAATTCCCGGTTGTATTTGCATCCGCAGTAAACGGAACCGCAAGCATGAACCCGGATCCTGCTGAACAGGAAGAAAACATGGAGTGCATCTTTGAATCCATCATGGAAACCATCCCATCACCGGTTGATAATAGTGAAGATCCTCTTCAATTCCAAGTAGCTCTTCTGGACTATAACGACTATGTTGGACGTATCGGAATTGGACGTGTTTTCAGAGGGACCATGCAAGTTGGCCAGCAAGTTTCCCTAATGAAGCTTGACGGAACAGCGAAAAACTTCCGCGTAACGAAAATCTTTGGTTTCCAAGGATTGAAACGTGTCGAAATCGAAGAAGCACGCGCTGGAGACCTTGTTGCTGTTTCCGGTATGGAAGACATCAACGTAGGTGAAACTGTCTGCCCGGTTGAACACCAGGAAGCACTTCCAGTACTGCGGATTGATGAGCCTACTCTTCAAATGACATTCCTTGTAAACAACAGCCCGTTTGCAGGACGCGAAGGTAAATTCGTTACTTCACGTAAAATTGAAGAGCGCCTCATGCAGCAGCTGCAAACAGATGTCAGCTTGCGCGTAGAAAACACAGATTCTCCAGATGCATGGACCGTTTCAGGACGCGGAGAGCTTCACCTTTCCATCCTGATCGAAAACATGCGCCGTGAAAACTACGAGCTTCAAGTGTCTAAACCTGAAGTTATCGTACGTGAAATTGACGGTGTCCGCTGCGAGCCTGTGGAACGCGTTCAAATCGACGTTCCTGAAGATTACACTGGCGCAGTAATGGAATCCATCGGTGCCCGCAAAGGTGAAATGCAGGACATGATCAACAACGGTAACGGCCAAGTAAGAATGATCTTCATGGTTCCTTCGCGCGGATTGATTGGATACTCCACTGAGTTCCTTTCTCTGACTCGCGGTTACGGAATCATCAACCACACGTTTGACAGCTACCAGCCAATGGCTACTGGCCAGGTTGGCGGACGCCGTCAAGGTGTTCTTGTATCCATGGAGAACGGTAAATCATCAGGCTACGGGATCATGGGAATCGAAGACCGCGGCGTAATCTTTGTTGAGCCAGGAACAGACGTTTACGAAGGAATGATCGTCGGCGAACATAACCGTGACAGCGACCTTGTTGTAAACATCTGCAGAATGAAGCAGCAAACAAACGTCCGTTCAGCAACAAAAGATCAAACAACAACCATGAAAAAACCTCGCATCATGACACTTGAGGAATCCCTTGAGTACCTGAATGATGATGAATACTGTGAAGTTACACCTGAATCCATTCGTTTGAGAAAGAAAATTCTAGACAAAAACGAACGTGAAAGAGCAGCCAAGAAAAAGAAACTCTCTGGTCTGTAA
- a CDS encoding YlaH-like family protein — translation MWPVAKFIYTTMDPVGGGQAMFTVILLLSILVFKLGFSKKLPPLKAALIYFFLFLGCSFLTFFAIFLPIAEGLVIAALILIIYKIRLNRHKKMEQST, via the coding sequence ATGTGGCCCGTGGCTAAATTCATCTACACAACAATGGATCCCGTTGGTGGAGGACAAGCCATGTTTACTGTCATATTGCTGCTATCCATACTCGTCTTCAAACTAGGCTTCTCCAAAAAACTGCCGCCGCTAAAAGCAGCACTTATTTACTTCTTTCTCTTTTTAGGATGCAGCTTTCTAACCTTCTTCGCTATATTTCTTCCCATTGCAGAAGGTCTGGTTATCGCAGCGCTCATCCTCATCATCTATAAAATCCGCCTCAATCGGCACAAAAAGATGGAGCAATCTACATGA